Proteins from one Chitinophaga oryzae genomic window:
- a CDS encoding SusC/RagA family TonB-linked outer membrane protein — MKVCAVTGMALTSILADNAYAKAAGYTYTPTASFRSILQEKEISGTVRDTKGAPLPGVSVQVKGTTKGAQTNANGQYHLNAKAGDVLVFSSIGFGSHEVTVGSSATVDVRLDENVKGLNELVVTALGVKKAAKSLTYSTQRLGNEELTTAKDANVMNSISGKAAGITVSRSGSGVGGSVKVTLRGNKSAQSTNQPLYVIDGIPMTNYTTQQPNSTWGGDGTSTFTPGRDGGDGISNMNPDDIESVSVLKGASAAALYGSQAANGVILITTKKGKAGNAKVEFSSGFTLDKVAYKPELQNSYGATKDGATQSWGPEINNAQDNVSDFFRSGNTWINAINFTAGTEKAQSYFSYANTNAKAVMPGNDLNRHNFSFRETAKFLNDKLTLDGNVNIITQKTDNGPVTGLYFNPLTGLYLFPRGRDLSPYKTYNKFDPVRQINLQNWPFNEDVQQNPYWIVNRNNSQAVRNRTLFNVSAKYDFNDWLYLQARGNMDRTNDTYDGQFYAGTNPVLAGANGRYIMSDLTTTQFYGDLILNLNRNLGTNFKLNALVGTSVNDTRTKGMTADSYLGDLYVANKFTLQNMTAGSLIQTAPENHSQLQAVFGNVNLSFKDLVFLDLSGRNDWSSNLAFTPNGSYFYPSAGLSFMLHQLFNMPEPVSYAKLRGSYAVVGNSVPLYVTNPLNRLGQVGGTFLFNNQAPFTDLKPERTKSLEIGTEWRLLNNRLNFDFTYYKTNTTNQYFQIAVPPGTGYSFRFINAGNIQNSGFEVVLGYNVFQSKDFTWNTTVNYSQNKNKVVELADNIDQFILTPAGSNTFASIIEKGGSYGDIFGKALKRDESGRVIIGADGTPLVTSDLVFVGNPNPKWQAGWSNRFSYKNFSLSFLVDGKFGGKVMSMTEAVMDKYGVSARTGEARKAGGVIVNGVSETTKQPVTKVDAEKWFGTIGGRDGVSGEYMYDASVVRLRELSLGYGIPSRVLGNGFVKSLRFSLVGRNLWYISKKAPYDPEIAMATNNGLSGVDMFGLPATRSFGFNLNVGF, encoded by the coding sequence ATGAAAGTGTGTGCTGTAACCGGAATGGCGCTCACTTCCATATTAGCAGACAATGCATATGCGAAGGCTGCCGGCTATACTTATACGCCCACAGCTTCATTCCGTAGCATTTTACAGGAAAAGGAAATCAGTGGTACGGTGCGTGATACCAAAGGTGCGCCATTGCCCGGTGTTTCCGTTCAGGTAAAAGGAACTACCAAAGGCGCACAAACCAATGCCAACGGCCAATACCACCTTAATGCCAAGGCCGGCGACGTATTGGTATTTTCCTCCATCGGCTTCGGTTCACATGAAGTAACCGTAGGCAGCAGCGCTACTGTTGATGTACGACTGGACGAAAACGTAAAAGGACTGAATGAACTGGTGGTGACCGCGCTCGGTGTGAAAAAAGCCGCCAAGTCCCTGACCTACTCTACACAACGGCTGGGCAATGAAGAACTGACTACCGCCAAAGATGCGAACGTTATGAACTCCATCTCCGGTAAAGCTGCCGGTATCACCGTGAGCAGAAGCGGTTCCGGCGTAGGTGGTTCCGTTAAAGTAACCCTGCGTGGCAACAAATCCGCTCAAAGCACCAACCAGCCGCTGTACGTGATCGATGGTATCCCCATGACCAACTACACTACCCAGCAGCCTAACAGCACCTGGGGTGGCGATGGTACCTCTACCTTCACCCCTGGCCGTGATGGTGGCGACGGTATCTCCAACATGAACCCTGATGATATCGAAAGCGTATCCGTACTGAAAGGCGCTTCTGCAGCCGCACTGTACGGCAGCCAGGCCGCTAACGGTGTTATTCTCATCACCACTAAAAAAGGTAAAGCAGGCAACGCCAAAGTAGAATTCTCCAGCGGTTTTACACTCGATAAAGTTGCCTATAAACCCGAGCTGCAGAACTCCTACGGCGCTACTAAAGACGGTGCTACACAAAGCTGGGGCCCGGAAATCAACAACGCACAGGATAATGTGTCTGATTTCTTCCGCAGCGGCAACACCTGGATCAACGCCATCAACTTCACTGCAGGCACAGAAAAAGCGCAGTCTTATTTCTCCTATGCCAATACCAATGCCAAAGCGGTGATGCCTGGCAATGACCTCAACCGCCACAACTTCTCTTTCCGGGAAACGGCCAAGTTCCTCAACGATAAGCTGACCCTGGATGGTAACGTGAACATCATCACACAGAAAACAGATAATGGTCCTGTAACCGGTTTATACTTCAACCCGCTCACCGGTCTTTATTTATTCCCAAGAGGCCGCGACCTGTCACCATATAAAACTTATAACAAGTTCGATCCTGTCCGCCAGATCAACTTGCAGAACTGGCCTTTCAATGAAGACGTACAACAGAACCCTTACTGGATCGTTAACAGAAACAACAGCCAGGCCGTACGTAACAGAACGCTCTTCAATGTCAGCGCCAAATACGATTTCAATGACTGGTTGTACCTGCAGGCCCGCGGTAACATGGACCGTACCAACGATACTTACGACGGTCAGTTCTATGCAGGCACCAACCCGGTACTGGCAGGCGCTAACGGTCGTTACATCATGAGCGATCTCACCACCACCCAGTTCTACGGTGATCTGATCCTGAACCTGAACCGCAACCTCGGTACTAATTTCAAACTGAACGCACTGGTAGGTACCAGCGTTAACGATACCCGTACCAAAGGCATGACTGCCGACAGCTACCTCGGTGATCTCTATGTAGCCAATAAATTTACGCTGCAGAACATGACTGCCGGCAGCCTGATCCAGACTGCCCCGGAAAACCACAGCCAGCTGCAGGCCGTATTCGGCAACGTAAACCTCTCTTTTAAAGACCTGGTGTTCCTGGACCTCAGCGGACGTAATGACTGGTCTTCCAACCTGGCGTTTACGCCAAATGGCTCCTACTTTTATCCCTCTGCCGGCCTTTCCTTCATGCTCCATCAATTGTTTAACATGCCGGAGCCGGTTAGCTATGCTAAACTCCGCGGCTCTTACGCTGTAGTAGGCAACTCCGTTCCCCTGTATGTAACCAACCCGCTCAACAGGCTGGGCCAGGTGGGTGGAACTTTCCTGTTCAACAACCAGGCGCCTTTCACCGACCTGAAACCGGAAAGGACCAAGTCACTGGAGATCGGTACAGAATGGCGTTTGCTGAACAACAGGCTGAACTTCGACTTTACCTACTATAAAACCAATACCACCAACCAGTATTTCCAGATCGCCGTACCGCCGGGAACAGGTTACAGCTTCCGTTTCATCAACGCCGGCAATATCCAGAACAGCGGTTTCGAAGTAGTATTGGGTTACAACGTTTTCCAGTCTAAAGACTTCACCTGGAATACTACCGTGAACTATTCCCAGAACAAAAACAAGGTAGTGGAGCTGGCGGATAACATTGACCAGTTTATCCTGACGCCTGCCGGTTCCAACACTTTCGCTTCTATCATTGAGAAAGGCGGTTCTTATGGCGACATCTTTGGTAAAGCGCTGAAGAGAGACGAAAGCGGCCGTGTGATCATCGGTGCTGACGGTACGCCGCTGGTAACTTCCGACCTCGTATTCGTCGGCAATCCTAACCCCAAATGGCAGGCTGGCTGGAGCAACCGCTTCTCCTACAAAAACTTCAGCCTGAGCTTCCTGGTTGACGGTAAATTTGGCGGCAAGGTAATGTCTATGACCGAAGCCGTGATGGACAAATACGGTGTATCCGCCCGTACCGGTGAAGCCCGTAAAGCAGGCGGTGTAATCGTTAACGGCGTGTCTGAAACTACCAAACAACCTGTTACCAAAGTAGATGCTGAAAAATGGTTTGGTACTATCGGTGGCCGTGACGGTGTGAGCGGTGAATATATGTACGATGCCAGCGTGGTAAGATTAAGGGAACTGTCGCTCGGTTATGGTATTCCTTCCAGGGTGCTGGGCAATGGTTTTGTAAAGAGCCTCCGTTTCTCCCTGGTGGGCAGAAATCTCTGGTATATCTCCAAAAAAGCGCCGTATGATCCGGAAATCGCTATGGCTACCAATAACGGTCTTTCCGGTGTGGATATGTTCGGCTTACCGGCCACCCGCAGCTTTGGCTTTAACCTGAATGTTGGTTTCTAA
- a CDS encoding RagB/SusD family nutrient uptake outer membrane protein: protein MKKLRFKLYKPLAIIALAAGILGLNACTKNFEDYNTDNTGLTEEDLKADFNYIGGFFPQIQSSIYFNFNNTTADYQLQQNLMGDVYSGYMMPPNNFRGNVNNMTYSLVDGWNAAPFNLAYNNVMAPIYEVRRRGAPVSAPEFWAIALILKVEAMHRVTDIYGPIPYSSYGSGGTTSSYDKQEDVYNRFFKELDTAVTTLNTYVTQHPGVSLFAKFDMLYGGDYKQWIKFANSLRLRLAIRISGVAAAKAQAEAEKALNPANGGVMEITKDNANVSGFGLKHPLFTIVTAWTDNAMNASMESFLVGYNDPRLPKYFDHATAYPGKYKGIRIGSLVEAKPAYNGYSVPATAETKTFKATTPLQLMTAAEVWFLRAEAALNGWANTGGTPGELYEKGIRASFSQWDADPVAVNNYVANNTAKPIDYVDPRNAVNNHPAMTSITIKWDDAASKAVKMERIITQKWIAIYPEGQEAWSEYRRTGYPKLFPVVTNYSNGTINTDIQIRRIPFPSTEYTSNKAEVEKAIKLLGPGAVDNGGVRLWWDIPH, encoded by the coding sequence ATGAAAAAATTAAGATTCAAACTATATAAGCCGTTAGCCATCATCGCGCTGGCGGCTGGTATCCTGGGCCTTAACGCCTGTACCAAAAACTTCGAGGATTATAACACGGACAATACCGGTTTGACCGAAGAAGACCTGAAGGCCGACTTCAACTATATCGGTGGTTTCTTCCCGCAGATACAGTCCTCTATCTACTTCAACTTCAATAATACCACAGCCGACTATCAGCTGCAACAAAACCTGATGGGCGACGTGTATTCCGGTTATATGATGCCGCCGAACAACTTCCGCGGTAACGTTAACAACATGACCTACTCCCTGGTAGACGGCTGGAACGCTGCACCTTTTAACCTGGCGTACAACAACGTGATGGCGCCTATTTATGAAGTGAGGAGAAGAGGCGCGCCGGTGTCTGCACCTGAGTTCTGGGCAATAGCGCTGATCCTGAAAGTAGAAGCGATGCACCGGGTAACCGATATCTACGGTCCTATTCCATACAGCAGCTACGGCAGCGGTGGCACCACTTCTTCCTATGACAAGCAGGAGGACGTATATAACCGCTTCTTTAAAGAGCTGGATACAGCCGTAACCACGCTGAACACTTATGTGACCCAGCATCCGGGCGTATCCCTCTTCGCCAAATTCGATATGTTGTACGGTGGTGATTACAAACAGTGGATCAAGTTTGCCAACTCGCTGCGTTTGCGCCTTGCTATCCGTATCTCCGGCGTAGCTGCTGCCAAAGCGCAGGCTGAAGCCGAAAAGGCCCTGAACCCGGCTAATGGCGGTGTTATGGAGATCACCAAAGATAATGCGAACGTATCTGGTTTCGGGCTGAAACACCCGTTGTTCACCATTGTGACGGCCTGGACCGACAACGCCATGAACGCTTCCATGGAGTCTTTCCTGGTAGGGTATAATGATCCGCGTCTGCCGAAATATTTCGATCATGCCACTGCTTATCCCGGAAAATATAAAGGTATTCGTATCGGCAGCCTGGTGGAAGCCAAACCGGCTTATAACGGTTATTCTGTTCCGGCTACCGCGGAAACCAAGACCTTTAAAGCGACTACTCCGCTTCAGCTGATGACTGCGGCAGAAGTATGGTTCCTTCGCGCAGAAGCAGCCCTCAACGGCTGGGCCAACACCGGCGGCACTCCCGGTGAACTGTACGAAAAAGGCATACGTGCTTCCTTTAGCCAGTGGGATGCAGATCCTGTTGCGGTTAACAATTATGTGGCAAACAATACTGCCAAACCGATTGATTACGTAGACCCGCGTAACGCAGTCAATAACCATCCTGCCATGACCAGCATCACCATCAAATGGGATGATGCCGCCAGCAAGGCAGTGAAAATGGAGCGTATTATTACCCAGAAATGGATTGCTATCTACCCTGAAGGGCAGGAAGCCTGGAGCGAATACCGCAGAACCGGCTATCCTAAACTTTTCCCGGTAGTTACCAACTACAGCAATGGTACTATCAATACCGATATACAGATCAGAAGGATCCCATTCCCCTCTACAGAGTACACTTCCAACAAAGCGGAAGTGGAAAAAGCCATCAAGCTGCTGGGCCCCGGCGCCGTAGACAACGGCGGTGTGAGGCTTTGGTGGGATATACCGCACTGA
- a CDS encoding alpha/beta hydrolase, whose protein sequence is MKHTLTLLLLFCSLQTLRAGNADTVSIPSAAMHRSYKCVVVTPESYKEGNRRYPVVYLLHGYSGNYANWVTKVPSIKELADTYQCMIVCPDGAFMSWYLDSPLDSSMRFETYVGKEIPAYIDQHYQTLPDPRHRAITGLSMGGHGALYLAMRHPEVFGAAGSMSGGVDFRPFPKSWEIVKLLGDPGKDGTNWTAYTVMAQADKLKPGTLPMVIDCGVKDFFIDVNRALHQKLLEKGIDHDYTERPGQHDWNYWSNSIHYHLLFFHRFFQ, encoded by the coding sequence ATGAAACACACGCTCACCCTCTTACTGTTATTTTGCTCTCTGCAGACGCTCCGCGCAGGTAATGCGGACACCGTCAGTATTCCCAGCGCCGCTATGCACCGCAGCTACAAATGCGTAGTCGTAACGCCGGAGTCCTACAAGGAAGGCAACCGGCGATATCCCGTGGTGTACCTGCTGCATGGTTACAGCGGTAACTATGCCAACTGGGTCACCAAAGTGCCGTCCATCAAAGAACTGGCGGATACCTACCAATGCATGATCGTATGCCCCGACGGCGCTTTCATGAGCTGGTACCTCGACAGTCCCCTTGACAGCTCCATGCGCTTTGAAACCTATGTAGGGAAAGAAATACCGGCGTATATAGACCAGCACTACCAGACATTGCCCGACCCGCGCCACCGCGCTATTACCGGGCTCAGCATGGGAGGCCATGGCGCGCTGTACCTGGCGATGCGGCACCCGGAAGTGTTCGGCGCTGCCGGCAGCATGAGCGGAGGAGTGGATTTCAGACCGTTCCCCAAAAGCTGGGAAATAGTAAAGCTGCTGGGAGACCCGGGTAAAGACGGCACTAACTGGACCGCCTATACGGTAATGGCACAGGCCGATAAGCTCAAGCCAGGCACCCTGCCCATGGTCATCGACTGCGGTGTGAAGGACTTTTTTATCGACGTAAACCGCGCCTTACATCAGAAACTGCTCGAAAAAGGCATCGACCACGATTATACTGAACGGCCAGGCCAGCATGACTGGAACTACTGGAGTAATTCCATCCACTATCACCTGTTGTTCTTCCACCGTTTCTTCCAATAA
- a CDS encoding M1 family metallopeptidase, which translates to MRKNLYLLGILCSTAIALHAQNPGSNHGNRFEQLGTMLQSPNMYRSASGAPGPKYWQQRADYEISAELDDNKQRLTGAETVTYFNNSPDPLTYIWLQLDENEHDPKSDNRSFDGSKISDKMSLRDIRGILPPTGDLGVKIVKVTDAGGKPLPYTINQTMMRIDLPKTLMPGEKYRFKVDWWYNLSDRMVTGGRGGYEYFPEDKNYLYTITQWYPRLAVYSDFQGWQNKQFTGRGEFALTFGNFKVRLTVPSDHIVGATGECQNYKEVLSPAQYQRWQQAQSSKEPIEVVTLDEAKKALQNKSGSRKTWVYEAQNVRDFALVSSRRLVWDAMAANVEGNKVMAMSYYGPEAYPLYRRYSTKVVAHTVKSYSSHTIPYPYPVAISVEAANGMEYPMICFNYGRADKDGTYSESTKNGMIGVIIHEVGHNFFPMIVNSDERQWSWMDEGLNTFYQFMAEQEWDNNFPSSRGPAHKIVDYMKMPKDQLEPIMTNSENIIQFGPNAYAKPATALNILRETVMGRELFDFAFREYARRWAFKHPTPADFFRTMEDASAVDLDWFWRGWFFSIEPVDISIDNVKWYNLNTKNPAANSQEAKAAYDRNMDHVARQRNKAAGVKFAVDQDTSLQDFYSKWDRFEVAPEDKAAYDQFYSNLTPAEKEMYDSKKNFYEVTLSNAGGLVMPVILEWTFADGTKETDRISAYIWRKNENQVTKVFAKDKKVVALKLDPLRETADIDESNNSWPREAAPSRFDMFREGGAVRGASSGDNPMKKALNK; encoded by the coding sequence ATGAGAAAAAATCTTTATCTCCTCGGTATCTTATGCAGCACTGCAATAGCGCTGCATGCACAGAACCCGGGGTCTAACCATGGTAACCGCTTTGAGCAACTGGGCACCATGCTCCAGTCGCCCAACATGTACCGCTCCGCTTCCGGCGCGCCCGGTCCCAAATACTGGCAGCAGCGGGCCGACTATGAGATCAGTGCAGAACTGGATGATAATAAACAGCGGCTCACCGGCGCTGAGACAGTCACCTATTTCAATAACTCTCCGGACCCGCTGACCTACATCTGGCTGCAGCTGGACGAGAACGAGCACGATCCGAAAAGCGACAACCGCAGCTTCGACGGCAGCAAAATATCAGACAAAATGAGCCTGCGGGATATCCGCGGCATCCTGCCGCCTACCGGCGACCTGGGCGTGAAAATCGTGAAAGTGACCGATGCCGGCGGCAAACCGCTGCCCTACACCATCAATCAGACCATGATGCGTATCGACCTGCCTAAAACACTGATGCCAGGCGAGAAATACCGCTTCAAAGTGGATTGGTGGTACAACCTGTCCGACCGTATGGTGACCGGCGGCCGCGGTGGGTACGAATATTTCCCGGAAGATAAAAACTACCTGTATACCATCACCCAATGGTATCCCCGGCTGGCGGTGTATTCCGACTTCCAGGGATGGCAAAACAAACAGTTCACCGGCAGAGGCGAATTCGCCCTTACCTTTGGTAACTTTAAAGTACGCCTGACCGTACCTTCCGACCATATCGTAGGCGCCACCGGCGAATGCCAGAACTATAAAGAAGTACTTTCTCCCGCTCAATACCAGCGCTGGCAACAGGCGCAGAGCAGCAAGGAACCCATCGAAGTAGTAACGCTCGATGAAGCAAAGAAAGCCCTGCAAAACAAATCCGGCAGCCGTAAAACATGGGTATATGAAGCGCAGAACGTGCGCGACTTTGCCCTTGTTTCCTCCCGCCGCCTCGTATGGGACGCGATGGCTGCCAACGTGGAAGGCAATAAGGTAATGGCAATGTCCTACTACGGTCCGGAAGCCTACCCGCTCTACCGCCGCTATTCCACCAAAGTGGTAGCGCATACCGTAAAATCCTACTCCAGCCATACCATCCCGTACCCTTACCCGGTGGCGATCTCCGTAGAAGCGGCCAACGGTATGGAATACCCGATGATCTGCTTCAACTACGGCCGTGCGGATAAAGACGGCACCTATTCTGAATCTACTAAAAACGGCATGATCGGCGTTATCATCCATGAAGTAGGCCACAACTTCTTCCCGATGATCGTTAACTCCGACGAACGCCAGTGGTCCTGGATGGATGAAGGCCTTAATACTTTCTACCAGTTCATGGCCGAACAGGAATGGGATAACAATTTCCCCTCTTCCCGCGGCCCCGCGCATAAGATCGTGGACTATATGAAAATGCCGAAAGATCAGCTGGAACCTATCATGACCAACTCGGAAAATATTATCCAGTTTGGACCGAATGCTTACGCTAAACCTGCCACCGCACTCAATATCCTCCGGGAAACCGTGATGGGCCGCGAACTGTTCGACTTCGCCTTCCGTGAATATGCGCGCCGCTGGGCCTTTAAACACCCAACACCGGCCGATTTCTTCCGTACCATGGAAGACGCTTCGGCTGTTGACCTGGACTGGTTCTGGCGTGGATGGTTCTTCTCCATCGAACCGGTGGATATCTCCATCGATAACGTAAAATGGTATAACCTCAATACGAAAAACCCGGCAGCCAACAGCCAGGAAGCGAAAGCTGCCTATGACCGGAATATGGACCATGTGGCCCGTCAACGCAATAAGGCGGCAGGCGTTAAATTTGCGGTAGACCAGGATACCAGCCTGCAGGATTTTTACAGTAAATGGGACCGCTTTGAAGTGGCGCCGGAAGACAAAGCGGCCTACGATCAGTTCTACAGCAACCTGACACCGGCAGAAAAAGAAATGTATGACAGCAAAAAGAACTTCTATGAAGTGACGCTTTCCAACGCAGGCGGACTGGTAATGCCGGTAATCCTCGAATGGACATTTGCCGACGGTACAAAGGAAACAGACCGTATCTCCGCCTATATCTGGCGCAAGAACGAAAATCAGGTGACCAAGGTGTTTGCTAAAGATAAAAAAGTGGTAGCCCTTAAACTGGACCCGCTCCGCGAAACAGCCGATATTGATGAAAGCAACAACAGCTGGCCACGGGAAGCAGCGCCCTCCCGGTTCGACATGTTCAGGGAAGGTGGTGCAGTGAGAGGAGCCTCCTCCGGCGATAACCCGATGAAAAAAGCCCTTAATAAATAA
- a CDS encoding HupE/UreJ family protein, translating to MDLMYFELGWQHILNWEGYDHILFVIALSAVYVVNEWKKLLVLVTAFTIGHSITLALSALHIIKVSSSLVEFLIPVTICITALSNIFRRSEAPQHLQLNYFYALFFGLIHGLGFSNYLKSLLGSQANIVKPLLGFNIGLEFGQLLIVGVVMLISAIIVNIGRVSRRDWNMFLSSATFGVAFLMVIQGVRELLT from the coding sequence ATGGACCTGATGTATTTTGAGCTGGGGTGGCAGCATATTCTCAACTGGGAAGGTTATGATCATATACTTTTTGTGATTGCCCTGAGTGCTGTTTATGTGGTGAACGAATGGAAAAAGCTGCTGGTCCTGGTGACCGCCTTCACCATCGGACATTCTATTACACTGGCGTTGAGTGCGTTACATATTATCAAAGTGTCCAGCTCGCTGGTGGAATTCCTGATCCCGGTAACGATCTGTATTACCGCGCTGTCCAACATCTTCAGGAGAAGCGAAGCGCCGCAGCATCTGCAGCTGAACTATTTCTACGCGTTATTTTTCGGGCTGATACACGGACTGGGGTTCTCCAACTACCTGAAAAGTCTGCTGGGCAGCCAGGCCAACATCGTAAAGCCATTGCTGGGATTCAATATCGGACTGGAATTTGGCCAGCTCCTGATCGTAGGCGTGGTGATGCTGATATCTGCCATCATCGTTAATATCGGACGGGTAAGCCGTCGTGACTGGAACATGTTTTTATCATCTGCCACCTTTGGCGTCGCCTTCCTGATGGTGATCCAGGGCGTGCGGGAGCTGTTGACATAA
- a CDS encoding DUF6702 family protein gives MGLLLCKWWTVAWMALLHPFYVSVTEITHNTAKKELEVSCRIFADDLENTLKAQYNTSFDIIKPANRQQVEKIMADYLSKHLQVTLDGKKIPLHFLGYKIEEDAVWSFLSADNIPAPKKVTVMNDLLYQQHPSQINMIHVIVDGKRQSTKLDNPKANAVMAF, from the coding sequence GTGGGTTTATTATTATGTAAATGGTGGACAGTGGCCTGGATGGCCCTTCTGCACCCGTTCTACGTGAGTGTGACAGAGATTACGCACAACACTGCCAAAAAGGAGCTGGAAGTCAGCTGCCGCATTTTCGCCGACGACCTGGAAAACACACTGAAAGCTCAATACAACACCTCTTTCGACATTATCAAACCCGCTAACCGCCAACAGGTGGAAAAAATAATGGCGGACTATCTCTCCAAACATCTGCAGGTTACCCTCGACGGGAAAAAAATCCCCCTGCACTTCCTGGGCTACAAGATAGAAGAAGATGCCGTCTGGAGCTTCCTTTCCGCCGATAATATCCCCGCACCCAAAAAAGTAACCGTGATGAATGACCTGTTATACCAGCAACATCCCTCGCAGATCAATATGATACATGTGATCGTAGACGGAAAAAGACAAAGTACCAAGCTGGACAATCCGAAAGCAAATGCGGTGATGGCGTTTTAA
- a CDS encoding zeta toxin family protein, which translates to MPNLYIIAGCNGAGKTTASYTILPEILHCREFVNADNIAAGLSPFNPESVAVEAGRLMLKRIHQLLEEKADFAFETTLATRSYQSLIKKAKAEGYRVTLLYFWLSSPELAKRRVASRVKKGGHNIPDEVIERRYYRGIYNLIYLYIPISDNWIVVKNENAEPEEIGSGNENKEKVIKNNDIWEVILKQSNHHDS; encoded by the coding sequence ATGCCGAATCTTTATATCATAGCAGGTTGCAATGGCGCCGGTAAAACCACTGCCAGCTATACCATCCTCCCGGAAATACTGCATTGCCGGGAATTTGTGAATGCAGACAATATCGCTGCAGGGTTATCCCCGTTTAACCCCGAAAGTGTGGCCGTGGAGGCAGGGAGACTGATGCTGAAAAGAATACATCAGCTGCTGGAAGAAAAGGCCGACTTTGCGTTTGAGACAACATTGGCCACCCGGAGCTATCAGTCTTTGATAAAAAAAGCAAAGGCGGAAGGGTATCGGGTGACGCTGTTGTATTTCTGGCTGAGTTCACCGGAACTGGCTAAACGACGGGTTGCCAGCAGAGTAAAAAAGGGAGGACACAATATCCCTGATGAGGTGATTGAACGCAGGTATTATAGGGGCATATATAATCTCATTTATTTATACATCCCGATATCTGATAATTGGATAGTTGTCAAAAACGAAAATGCAGAGCCGGAAGAAATTGGTAGTGGTAACGAGAACAAAGAGAAAGTGATAAAAAATAACGATATTTGGGAGGTCATTCTAAAACAAAGCAATCACCATGACAGCTAA
- a CDS encoding phenylacetate--CoA ligase family protein yields MYIPDIELQSKTAIRAFQEKEVMRLLGYLREFSPFYRSWFKQHDIHPEKVRSLEDFSLIPPVTKQDLQEHNWEFLCVDKSHIAEYTTTSGTLGRPVIIALTEKDLQRLSYNEYISFCCADGTDSDIFQLMLTLDRQFMAGMAYYNGIRKLGAGVLRVGPGVPSMQWENIQRIKPTTIVGVPSFIVKLIAYAKEHHININETSVRKAVCIGENIRNTDFSLNVLGKKITEQWNIQLYSTYASTEMQTAFTECKAGKGGHHHPELLYVELLDENNQPVAPGQEGEVTITTLGVEGMPLLRYKTGDICQYHEETCSCGRHTLRLSPVIGRKKQMIKYKGTTLYPPALFDLLNDMEEVREFVVEVYANELGTDEIVLHVWPTEESEEMDRKIKSYLQAKLRVIPQVKYCGQQDIMRMQFPENSRKPVKFVDNRS; encoded by the coding sequence ATGTACATTCCCGATATAGAACTACAGTCGAAGACCGCCATCCGGGCATTCCAGGAGAAAGAAGTGATGCGGCTGCTCGGTTATCTGCGTGAGTTCTCTCCCTTCTACAGGTCGTGGTTCAAACAACATGATATACATCCGGAGAAAGTCCGCTCGCTGGAAGACTTCAGCCTGATTCCGCCGGTGACCAAGCAGGACCTGCAGGAGCATAACTGGGAGTTCCTGTGTGTAGATAAAAGCCATATCGCGGAATATACCACCACTTCCGGCACTTTAGGCCGTCCGGTGATCATTGCGCTGACAGAGAAAGATTTGCAGCGTCTCAGCTATAACGAATACATCTCTTTCTGCTGCGCCGATGGTACCGACAGCGATATCTTCCAGCTTATGCTGACACTGGACCGTCAGTTTATGGCCGGTATGGCGTATTACAACGGTATCCGTAAACTGGGCGCCGGCGTGCTGCGTGTAGGCCCGGGCGTGCCCAGCATGCAGTGGGAGAACATCCAGCGTATCAAACCAACGACGATCGTCGGTGTACCTTCTTTCATCGTGAAGCTGATCGCCTACGCCAAAGAACATCATATCAATATCAACGAAACCTCCGTCCGCAAAGCAGTGTGCATCGGTGAAAATATCCGTAACACCGATTTTTCACTGAACGTGCTGGGCAAAAAAATAACCGAACAGTGGAATATCCAGCTGTATTCCACCTACGCATCCACCGAAATGCAGACAGCGTTCACCGAATGCAAAGCCGGTAAAGGCGGACATCATCATCCTGAATTACTCTATGTGGAACTGCTGGACGAAAACAACCAGCCCGTCGCGCCCGGACAGGAAGGAGAGGTGACCATCACCACGCTGGGCGTGGAAGGCATGCCACTGCTGCGCTATAAAACCGGCGATATCTGCCAGTACCACGAGGAAACATGCAGCTGCGGAAGACATACGCTGCGCCTGTCTCCCGTCATCGGCAGGAAAAAACAAATGATCAAATACAAAGGCACCACCCTGTATCCGCCTGCCCTCTTCGACCTGCTCAATGACATGGAAGAAGTAAGGGAGTTCGTGGTGGAAGTATACGCCAACGAACTCGGCACCGACGAGATCGTACTGCATGTATGGCCTACCGAAGAATCGGAAGAGATGGACCGTAAGATCAAATCCTACCTGCAGGCTAAACTGCGTGTAATACCACAGGTGAAATATTGCGGTCAGCAGGATATCATGCGGATGCAGTTTCCGGAGAACAGCCGGAAACCGGTGAAGTTTGTGGATAATAGGAGTTAG